A single region of the Sorghum bicolor cultivar BTx623 chromosome 9, Sorghum_bicolor_NCBIv3, whole genome shotgun sequence genome encodes:
- the LOC8076961 gene encoding putative disease resistance protein RGA3: MLAPAPWPVSQDVAALADRASALSRAAAGPRNPLGALAAALHRIQPVARELERWRWLTPGDPEVPDLHAWLFELRNAVADAEDILDELHSRRQVGPPLSACVYATFRGPGRKLRRLAERLDRARDDSERLRPGRASAAAGCGVRSPNRVTGSVLAERKVFGRGEECDSIVARLVDDCEETCRSVAPVVAVVGHGGVGKTTVAQCVYNDARIEARFGMRAWVCVWDRSDEVELTREILQSIGCADDAPCDDGLSSLDSLQEELEKLVASKRFLLVLDDVWIDEGKTEKENRSMWKKVLAPLRSAAIGSKVLVTTRMKLVAEVLNAAHVVSLDRLRSSDCWLLLKEVALGGQPMDFPPELQEILGAIVANVKGLPLATKAIGQMISSTRSTRKWRALMNTEISDNIIISSLQLSYQQLPGHLQRCFAYCSIFPTTWRFNRYDLVKMWMALGFIQPPTDEGKGMEDLGQKYFDDLLSRSFFGTANKDQQTYYFLDDLMHSLAQHFSAHDCMKINEDVPVVIPPTVRHLSISTDYLPQLKSKYRLGRLRTLLVLRSPSLSSSHFPRKLLAKFKNLRVLDLSESDIAELPETISQLVHLHYLAFSGIANKLPKSIYRLKQLEVRDIPILLFHDNHLGRVSKFVTIKHPKHAVE; encoded by the coding sequence ATGCTTGCCCCCGCGCCGTGGCCCGTGTCGCAGGACGTCGCCGCGCTCGCCGACCGCGCCAGCGCCCtctcccgcgccgccgccgggcccCGGAACCCGCTGGGGGCCCTCGCGGCGGCGCTCCACCGGATCCAGCCCGTAGCCCGCGAGCTCGAGCGCTGGAGGTGGCTCACGCCCGGCGATCCTGAGGTGCCCGACCTGCACGCCTGGCTCTTCGAGCTCAGGAACGCGGTGGCCGACGCCGAGGACATCCTAGACGAGCTCCACAGCCGGCGCCAGGTCGGCCCCCCGCTCTCAGCCTGCGTGTACGCCACGTTCCGTGGCCCCGGACGGAAGCTCAGGCGACTGGCGGAGAGGCTCGACCGCGCCCGCGACGATTCGGAGCGGCTGCGACCTGGCAGGGCCAGCGCCGCGGCGGGATGCGGTGTGCGGTCGCCGAACCGGGTAACCGGCTCCGTGCTCGCGGAGCGGAAGGTATTCGGGCGTGGGGAGGAGTGCGACTCCATAGTCGCCAGGCTCGTCGATGATTGCGAGGAAACGTGCCGTTCGGTTGCTCCGGTTGTTGCAGTGGTTGGCCATGGAGGCGTCGGCAAGACCACGGTTGCTCAGTGCGTGTACAACGATGCGAGGATTGAAGCGCGGTTCGGTATGAGAGCTTGGGTCTGCGTCTGGGATAGATCAGATGAGGTGGAGCTCACCAGGGAGATACTACAGTCCATTGGCTGTGCAGATGATGCACCGTGTGATGATGGTCTTTCCAGTTTAGATAGTTTGCAGGAGGAGCTTGAGAAATTGGTTGCATCTAAGAGGTTCCTCCTGGTACTTGATGATGTTTGGATTGATGAGGGTAAAACCGAGAAAGAGAATAGGAGCATGTGGAAGAAAGTGTTGGCGCCACTTAGATCTGCGGCAATCGGGAGCAAGGTCTTGGTGACCACTCGGATGAAGCTAGTAGCTGAGGTTCTGAATGCGGCTCATGTGGTTTCTCTTGACAGGTTAAGAAGCAGTGATTGCTGGTTGCTGTTGAAGGAAGTTGCTTTGGGTGGGCAACCCATGGATTTTCCACCCGAGTTGCAAGAGATTTTAGGAGCTATTGTTGCGAATGTTAAGGGATTACCTTTAGCTACTAAAGCTATTGGGCaaatgataagtagcaccaggaGCACAAGGAAATGGAGAGCACTGATGAACACAGAAATTAGTGATAATATCATTATCTCCTCCCTCCAACTCAGTTACCAACAATTGCCGGGTCACCTCCAGCGCTGCTTTGCATATTGCAGCATATTTCCAACGACCTGGAGGTTTAATCGCTATGATTTGGTCAAAATGTGGATGGCTCTCGGTTTCATTCAACCACCAACAGATGAAGGGAAAGGGATGGAAGATTTAGGGCAAAAATACTTCGATGATCTTCTATCACGGTCCTTCTTTGGGACTGCAAATAAAGACCAGCAAACGTATTACTTCCTGGATGACCTAATGCACAGTTTGGCACAGCATTTCTCCGCTCATGATTGCATGAAAATTAATGAGGATGTTCCTGTTGTGATTCCACCAACAGTTCGTCACCTGTCTATCTCAACTGATTATTTACCACAGCTGAAGAGCAAATACAGGCTGGGAAGGCTGCGGACATTGTTAGTTCTCAGAAGCCCATCATTATCCTCAAGTCATTTTCCTAGGAAACTTTTGGCCAAATTTAAGAACTTGAGGGTTCTGGATCTTAGTGAATCAGATATTGCAGAATTACCTGAAACCATCAGTCAGTTGGTTCATCTCCATTACCTAGCTTTCAGTGGTATAGCTAACAAACTTCCCAAGAGTATATACAGGCTTAAACAACTTGAGGTGCGTGACATACCTATATTGTTGTTCCACGATAATCATCTTGGCCGTGTTAGCAAATTCGTTACAATTAAACATCCAAAACATGCTGTGGAGTAA
- the LOC8085138 gene encoding probably inactive leucine-rich repeat receptor-like protein kinase At5g48380, with translation MTDHFALSLGALFLLLLSTSGFSSELDVQCLRDVQKSVIDPNGILKSSWIFDNSSAGFICKFTGVECWHPDENRVLTLRLSNLGLQGPFPKGLKNCTSMTGLDLSSNSFTGVIPSDIEQQVPMLTSLDLSYNSFSGGIPILIYNISYLNTLNLQHNQLSGEIPGQFSALARLQVFNVADNRLSGIIPSSLRNFSASNFAGNEGLCGPPLGDCQASAKSKSTAAIIGAIVGVVIVVIIGAIVVFFCLRRKPAKKKAKDEDDNKWAKSIKGTKTIKVSMFENPVSKMKLSDLMKATNQFSKENIIGTGRTGTMYKAVLPDGSFLAVKRLQDSQHSESQFTSEMKTLGQVRHRNLVPLLGFCIAKKEKLLVYKHMPKGSLYDQLNQEEGSKMDWPLRLRIGIGAAKGLAYLHHTCNPRVLHRNISSKCILLDEDFEPKISDFGLARLMNPIDTHLSTFVNGEFGDLGYVAPEYARTLMATPKGDVYSFGVVLLELVTGEKPTHVSSAPENFRGSLVEWINYMSNNALLQDAIDKSLVGKDADGELMQFLKVACSCTLATPKERPTMFEVYQLVRAIGERYHFTADDDLVLPPLSTDGDGVTLDELIVAK, from the exons ATGACAGATCATTTTGCTCTAAGTCTAGGTGCTCTTTTTCTGTTGTTGCTAAGTACCAGTGGTTTCAGCTCTGAACTTGATGTCCAATGCTTGAGAGACGTTCAGAAATCGGTGATTGATCCAAATGGTATACTCAAATCCTCATGGATTTTTGATAACAGCAGTGCGGGTTTCATATGCAAATTTACTGGTGTGGAGTGCTGGCACCCAGATGAGAATCGAGTTCTTACATTGCGCCTCAGCAACCTTGGTCTTCAGGGTCCATTCCCTAAAGGTCTTAAGAATTGTACCAGTATGACTGGGCTGGATCTGTCAAGTAACAGCTTTACTGGCGTCATCCCTTCAGACATCGAGCAGCAAGTGCCAATGTTGACATCTCTGGACCTCTCCTATAATAGTTTCTCAGGAGGAATTCCAATACTTATTTATAACATTTCATACCTAAACACCCTTAATCTTCAGCATAACCAATTGAGTGGTGAAATCCCAGGGCAGTTCAGCGCCCTTGCTCGGTTACAAGTGTTTAATGTTGCTGACAACCGACTATCAGGGATTATTCCAAGTTCTCTACGGAACTTCTCGGCATCAAACTTTGCTGGTAATGAAGGACTGTGTGGGCCTCCATTAGGTGACTGCCAAGCTTcagcaaagagcaagagcacTGCAGCAATCATTGGGGCTATTGTTGGAGTGGTAATTGTCGTCATTATTGGTGCAATAGTTGTGTTCTTTTGTCTGCGGAGGAAaccagccaagaagaaggcaaagGATGAGGATGATAATAAGTGGGCAAAGAGTATCAAAGGAACAAAAACTATCAAG GTATCTATGTTTGAGAATCCAGTTTCAAAGATGAAACTAAGTGATCTCATGAAAGCCACAAACCAATTCAGCAAAGAGAACAtcattggtactgggaggacaGGAACTATGTACAAGGCAGTGCTACCTGACGGTTCCTTCCTAGCTGTCAAAAGGCTACAAGACTCGCAACATTCTGAATCACAGTTCACATCGGAGATGAAGACACTTGGTCAAGTGAGGCACCGGAACTTGGTTCCGCTCTTGGGATTTTGCATtgccaagaaggagaagttgCTGGTGTACAAGCACATGCCCAAGGGCTCACTCTATGATCAGTTAAATCAAGAGGAAGGTAGTAAGATGGACTGGCCATTGAGGCTACGAATCGGCATTGGTGCAGCAAAAGGGCTTGCATATCTCCACCATACCTGCAATCCTCGAGTTCTTCACCGCAACATCAGCTCCAAATGCATCCTCTTAGATGAGGATTTCGAACCAAAGATATCGGACTTTGGCCTTGCTAGGCTCATGAACCCAATAGACACCCATCTCAGCACCTTTGTCAATGGGGAATTCGGAGACCTTGGTTACGTGGCACCAGAGTATGCGCGTACTCTGATGGCCACGCCAAAGGGCGATGTCTACAGCTTTGGTGTGGTTCTCCTTGAGCTTGTCACCGGCGAGAAGCCTACCCACGTTTCCTCGGCCCCGGAGAATTTCAGAGGGAGCCTAGTGGAATGGATCAATTATATGTCCAACAACGCACTTCTCCAAGACGCTATCGATAAGTCGCTGGTAGGGAAGGATGCTGATGGTGAGCTGATGCAGTTCCTGAAAGTTGCGTGTTCCTGCACGCTCGCCACCCCGAAGGAGAGACCAACCATGTTTGAGGTTTACCAGCTCGTTAGAGCCATTGGGGAAAGGTACCATTTCACTGCCGATGATGACCTGGTGCTGCCACCTCTTAGCACAGATGGTGATGGTGTAACCCTCGACGAACTCATTGTTGCCAAGTAA